The genomic window aagaaagctgagcgccgaagaattgatgcttttgaactgtggtgttagagaagactcttgagagtcccttggactgcaaggagatccaaccagtccattttaaaggagatcagccctgggtgttctttggaaggaatgatggtaaagctgaaactccagtactttggccacctcatgtgaagagttgactcattggaaaagactctgatgctgggagggattgggggcaggaggagaaggggacggaagaggatgagatggctggatggcatcaccgactcgatggacgtgaatctgagtgaactccgggagttggtgatggacagggaggcctggcgtgctgcggttcatggggtcacaaagagtcggacacgactgagcgactgaactgaactgaagggattgGGAGACATGAGAGTGGCTGCTGGTTGGAATGGGTTTCTTCTGGGAGTGATGAAAAGGTTCTGCCATTTTAGATATTGGTGCATGCATGCTGtttcttcagctgtgtctgagtctttgtgatgaCATGCAAtgcagctccccaggctcctctgtccatgggattctccaggcaggaatactggagtgggttgccacagtctcttccaggggatcttcccgagccagggattgaacctgtgtctcctatgtctcctgccttggcaggcaggttctttaccactagcaccacctgagatagtggtgatggtcatACAACTCTTGAATATACtgaaaaccattgaattgtatactttggGTGAAAGATACGGTCTGTGGATTATATCTTATAGAAGTTTTTAAACAAAGGGGAGGGAGataaagtaaactttaaaatattgacaCGAAAAGGTATCTATAGCTTGACAATGTAAAAGTAACATATACTCCtagttaaaaaatttttccaacaccacagagcTTAACTTGAGGCATTGAAATTTTGCCTGTATTTATCTTCTTTGCCTAAACTAGCTGGATTCCTGTTTTCTTtagaactctgatgctgggagggattgggggcaggaggagaaggggacgacagaggatgagatggctggatggcatcaccgactcgatggacgtgagtttgagtgaactctgggaattggtgatgaacagggaggcctggcgtgctacgattcatggggtcgcgaagagtcagacatgactgagtgcctgaactgaactgtatgtaaGCGCCATAAATTAGCTTTTAGAACTACGATGTTTTTGTTCACTTATAGtaagaattatttaatttttgaatgGTTTCTCAGAGTCACTGAAACCCTTGGGAATTCATTGCTAGGAATAATCTCCCCATCTTCATCcaaaaaaatttgtaaaataatttacTAAATTAGTGTCCTTAGTGgtagaaaataagaaatgagaaGCTAGACGTGGTCGGTGGTACGGCAGTTATTGCCGATCATCTTTTGAACCAGAGCGACGAGGCGTGCGGGCAGGAGCAGCAGGCACCTGGGCCCCAGCCGTGCCGCCTCGTTACGATGACCAGCGTGGTTAAGACAGTGTACACCCTGCAGCCCTCCTGTGTGCTGAGCAGCGGTCTGCCCGCAGATGCACAAACTCGAGCCACTTTTAAGAGCCAGTTACCTGTTAAGTCCAAAGAAGTTGATGTTTCCAGACCTCATTCAGGAGCTTCAGAGAATGATGTTACAAAAATCATCAAACCGAGACGAGAGAATGGGCAGGTGAAGGCTACAGACACCTCCAGGAGGAACCTCAGGAAGAGCTACAAACCATTGAGTAAACAGAAACCGGAAGAAGAGCTCAAGGATAAGAACCAACTCTTAGAGGCTGTCAACAAGCAGTTGCACCAGAAATTGATTGAAACTCAGGGAGAGCTGAAGGACCTGACTCAAAAAGTAGAGCTGCTGGAGAAGTTTCAGGACAACCGTTTGGCAATTTTAGAAAGCAAAGGCCTCAACCCAGGCAGTGAGACCCTGGCGTCACAGCAAGACTCCACCGCAGATCACGTGGACTCCATGCTGCTGTTACAAACTTTGCAAGATGAACTGAAGCTTTTTAACGAAACAGCCAAAAAGCAGATGGAGGAGTTACATGCCTCAAAGGTAGAGttgaaagaagaagagagagcccagttCCTTGAACAACAGACCTTATGTAGCAGTCAAGTAAATGATTTCACAACAGCCCTTGAGGAAATGGAGCAGCTATTAGGAATATGATAAAAGCAGTGGCCACATGGCTCTCTCTTGGAGATAGACTCTCAGAGGAAGCTACCTAGGACATCTGCTTCTTGGCCATGATCTTCTAGGACTCACCATCCCCAGAATGAAAACAGTTTCTGCAGTAGGATTAAAGATAGTTGATGTTGGAATGGCAATTCCTCCCTTAAGCAAGCATTCGTTCCCAGCCTTCAGATTGTCCAGCTCTCCTGAACCTCACAGTTCATAATTAGGGCCTACAGGAGAGGAGGCCTGAAAGCTTAGATCAGCCTCCTAGGATCAAAAAGCAGCACATCATTAGCATCAGGAGACTCTAAAccagccacaaccagagaagccaaaagATGTGCAGGAAGAAACAGTGAAGCATACATGCTCCATGGGAGACATCACTGACGAGTCACGTGGTCCCTTCCTAACTTGGAACACATTCTGTCCCATCCTGACTGGGCTCTGTAACCTCACTGTAAATTTATGAACTGAAAGTTACCTGAAGTGGCTTAATAATGGGGTGAAGGTATAGATAGCAATAACAGGTATGAAACAATACACCTTGGAGCTTTTAATCTAAATCATttctgtggtgtttttttttttataaagtgttactttaaataaatatttctgtaactattcaaaaaaaaaagaaaaaaaagaaatgagaagctTAGAAGAGTAAACAAAAGAATTCAACCATTGTAAGCCTCTCCcagaggaaaaaattttttaaattttggtgtcTGTCCTTtcagaacttaaaaaaacaaaaggcagACTTATTGAGAGAGAATTCATTTTCTATATAGGTGACCCATTTAATCTTCTGgaactttttaaagaactttttaaaaagtacaatatatatatacagaaagtatacaaaatgcatgtatatatacagctTGATGGATTTTCCCATCCATGTAAAACTGCATCTCATGAAATAGTAACTAAGAGAGAGTAATGTTCCCAGGTCACCTAAAGGTAATAACTGCTGCCTTCAGAATGCAtagtttttcctgtttttgtacATCATGTAAATTAAAACATAC from Bubalus kerabau isolate K-KA32 ecotype Philippines breed swamp buffalo chromosome 22, PCC_UOA_SB_1v2, whole genome shotgun sequence includes these protein-coding regions:
- the LOC129637069 gene encoding small kinetochore-associated protein-like, with amino-acid sequence MVRKIRNEKLDVVGGTAVIADHLLNQSDEACGQEQQAPGPQPCRLVTMTSVVKTVYTLQPSCVLSSGLPADAQTRATFKSQLPVKSKEVDVSRPHSGASENDVTKIIKPRRENGQVKATDTSRRNLRKSYKPLSKQKPEEELKDKNQLLEAVNKQLHQKLIETQGELKDLTQKVELLEKFQDNRLAILESKGLNPGSETLASQQDSTADHVDSMLLLQTLQDELKLFNETAKKQMEELHASKVELKEEERAQFLEQQTLCSSQVNDFTTALEEMEQLLGI